The following proteins are co-located in the Vidua macroura isolate BioBank_ID:100142 chromosome 1, ASM2450914v1, whole genome shotgun sequence genome:
- the C1H18orf63 gene encoding uncharacterized protein C18orf63 homolog isoform X2 yields the protein MNSTRHQSLFFVSLPELQKLCAATVTLSSQIPETEARTIQIKTCRQLLFLYQEILSAPVTGTLNQISVVMAIPFYESGICQAYVERHGATLEALQTVTPALLQTCLSYTLTARLAPRWNKAGHLLVQGKDFLSHSGRQNAVVIDLNVSERQLCISVEPCSIRLPPPELGDFDISANTVKLFDSNENTVIQQHSILSNWCYVLPSMKMGQIINISHIIPPESPFHSYKDFQMHWKSLYGYILPEDLEETKIYLSVYFKPIGERFFTYPLSCIRSQPVQYFPRTDAESVVSSFLSDIKSNFSQLCGFPVKMTSKALYATKELSRASVHEIKPKHTKLDGEMVCVVSLTQAPPRKPTLPGIPSPCSTENSHWMERLIKEPGANSFSSSSNSTGGVSIEATEKSVSNKQIPGIPQLPTAKSSGTPVNSAVEATLPKVSKIIPIFKGKLMQMNGKITNQTDRKKKENAERYSPIKSVGVSSSLQSVQKSSITQIFKHIQNMPVKTPTDNSVLQIKNMKTHTKHGTPIFRWKTQSRGQMANSDFSENSASGGNPSEVNHKKANSPFFLKNVGPVLQKSNTSPCLNTHESFTSSARRGKKFTSQNTAQFLEEQHQSTEVHLQICKLDSEMTNSSLSLQQTKRSNKGSRLNIHESVFKDTVCMAKSEENKAACHSKDCTAETTSHNSKPNFEQMITGNKYLTCETLTSKPTLPVKESNMEASVKKSCARRRQKEEGYSKLKRARRSKTST from the exons ATGAATAGCACCAGACACCAGTCTCTGTTCTTTGTCAGTCTGCCTGAGCTGCAAAAACTCTGTGCTGCTACAGTAACACTGAGTTCTCAAATACCAGAAACTGAGGCAAGGACTATACAGATAAAGACTTGCAG ACAATTGTTATTCCTGTATCAAGAGATCCTTTCTGCACCTGTTACGGGGACACTGAATCAAATTTCAGTTGTGATGGCG aTACCATTTTATGAATCAGGAATATGTCAAGCCTATGTagagagacatggagctacT CTGGAAGCACTGCAAACAGTTACTCCAGCCCTTCTCCAAACCTGCCTCTCCTACACACTTACAGCCAGGCTTGCACCCAGATGGAACAAGGCTGGTCATCTCTTGGTGCAAG GGAAAGACTTTTTGTCTCATTCAGGAAGGCAAAATGCTGTTG tTATAGACCTCAATGTGTCAGAGAGACAGCTTTGCATCAGTGTGGAGCCTTGCTCAATTCGGCTGCCACCCCCTGAG cTGGGAGATTTTGATATTTCAGCAAACACCGTAAAGCTGTTTGACAGCAATGAAAACACAGTTATTCAGCAACATTCCATACTAAGTAACTGGTGCTATGTTTTGCCAAG CATGAAAATGGGTCAGATCATAAACATCAGCCACATAATTCCTCCAGAATCTCCTTTCCATTCATATAAGGATTTTCAGATGCACTGGAAGAGTCTG TATGGATATATTCTTCCTGAGGATCTTGAAGAGACAAAAATATACTTGAGTGTTTACTTCAAACCAATAGGGGAGAGGTTCTTCAC GTACCCTTTAAGTTGCATCCGAAGTCAGCCAGTGCAGTATTTCCCCAGAACAGATGCAGAAAGTGTAGTGAGCTCTTTTCTTTCGGACATAAAGAGcaatttttcacagctgtgtggATTTCCAGTAAAGATGACAAGTAAAGCACTTTATGCTACAAAGGAACTCTCCAGGGCTTCAGTGCAT GAAATAAAACCTAAGCATACAAAACTGGACGGTGAGATGGTTTGTGTAGTATCTCTAACGCAGGCTCCTCCAAGAAAACCTACTTTGCCTGGAATTCCTTCACCGTGCAGTACGGAAAACAGCCACTGGATGGAGCGTTTGATCAAAGAGCCAGGAGCAAACAGTTTTTCCAGCAGCAGTAACAGTACAGGAGGGGTTAGCATTGAAGCAACAGAGAAATCAGTAAGCAATAAGCAAATACCAGGTATTCCACAGTTACCAACTGCAAAATCTTCAGGAACACCTGTAAACTCAGCTGTTGAAGCCACGCTCCCAAAAGTCAGCAAAATTATACcaattttcaaaggaaagttGATGCAAATGAATGGAAAGATCACAAATCAAACAgataggaagaaaaaggaaaatgctgaaaggTATTCACCAATAAAAAGTGTGGGTGTTTCGTCTTCTCTGCAGTCTGTGCAAAAATCCAGCATAACTCAGATTTTCAAACACATCCAAAATATGCCAGTCAAAACTCCTACTGACAACAGCGTGCTTCAGATAAAGAACATGAAGACACACACAAAACATGGTACACCCATATTCCGATGGAAAACCCAGTCTAGGGGACAAATGGCTAACTCTGACTTTTCTGAAAACTCAGCTTCAGGTGGGAATCCAAGTGAAGTCAATCACAAAAAGGCAAATTCTCCATTCTTTCTTAAGAATGTTGGGCCAGTGCTTCAGAAATCAAACACCAGTCCATGTCTGAATACACATGAATCTTTTACTTCCAGTGcaagaagggggaaaaagttTACAAGTCAAAATACTGCTCAATTTCTTGAGGAACAACACCAGTCGACGGAAGTGCATTTGCAGATTTGTAAATTAGACAGTGAAATGACAAATTCCAGTTTGTCCCTGCAACAAACAAAGAGATCAAATAAAGGATCTAGGTTAAATATTCATGAATCTGTCTTCAAAGATACAGTGTGCATGGctaaaagtgaagaaaacaaagcagcatgCCACTCTAAGGACTGTACTGCTGAGACAACCAGTCATAATTCCAAACCTAACTTTGAACAG ATGATTACAGGGAACAAGTATCTGACCTGTGAAACACTGACCTCAAAACCGACTTTGCCAGTCAAGGAGAGCAACATGGAAGCATCTGTAAAGAAAAGTTGTGCCAGAAGAAGACAG AAAGAAGAAGGTTATTCAAAGTTAAAGAGAGCCAGAAGAAGTAAAACTTCTACTTAA